Proteins from one Sphingomonas sp. HF-S4 genomic window:
- a CDS encoding NAD-dependent epimerase/dehydratase family protein, translating into MKRVALVTGATGGLGRELVAQLGAAGYRVRATGRDRTIGALLGAEFVAADLTIDPLAPLVLGVDVVFHLAALSSPWGTRASYQAINVTATQRLLAAARAARCDGFIYASTPSIYTEARDRIGLTEDSPIAARFANDYAATKYAGELLVLAADAPDFRTVAIRPRGIVGPHDTVLLPRILRAARRGRFPLPGGGSGLIEPIDVRDAAAAFLAADRHRATAGGRTFNVSGGDPRPVRALLEQLFARIGRTPRFVAVPTGLAMTLAGGGERVAAWLPSRPEPPVTRYSVMTFGYSQTMVLDRARDLLGWVPHYRVEDMIAYALPEQIDA; encoded by the coding sequence GTGAAACGCGTCGCCTTGGTTACCGGCGCGACCGGCGGGCTGGGACGTGAACTGGTCGCCCAGTTGGGCGCCGCCGGGTATCGCGTGCGCGCGACAGGGCGCGACCGGACGATCGGCGCGCTGCTGGGCGCCGAGTTCGTCGCTGCCGATCTGACGATCGATCCGCTCGCGCCGTTGGTGTTGGGGGTGGATGTGGTGTTCCATCTTGCGGCTTTGTCGTCACCTTGGGGGACGCGGGCCAGCTATCAGGCGATCAACGTGACCGCGACCCAGCGATTGCTGGCGGCGGCGCGGGCGGCGCGCTGCGACGGCTTTATCTACGCCTCGACGCCGTCAATCTATACCGAGGCGCGCGATCGTATCGGGCTGACCGAAGACAGCCCGATCGCGGCGCGCTTCGCCAACGATTATGCCGCGACCAAATATGCCGGCGAATTGCTGGTTCTTGCCGCCGATGCGCCTGACTTTCGCACGGTCGCAATTCGCCCGCGGGGGATCGTCGGGCCGCACGACACCGTGTTGCTGCCCCGCATCTTGCGCGCGGCACGTCGCGGGCGGTTTCCGTTGCCGGGGGGGGGCAGCGGATTGATCGAGCCGATCGACGTGCGCGACGCCGCCGCTGCCTTCCTCGCCGCCGACCGGCATCGCGCCACCGCGGGGGGCCGCACGTTCAACGTATCGGGCGGCGATCCGCGCCCGGTGCGCGCGCTGCTGGAGCAATTGTTTGCCCGGATCGGGCGGACGCCGCGGTTCGTGGCGGTGCCGACCGGGCTGGCGATGACGCTCGCCGGGGGGGGCGAGCGCGTCGCCGCATGGCTTCCCAGCCGGCCCGAACCGCCGGTGACCCGCTATAGCGTGATGACCTTCGGCTATTCGCAGACGATGGTGCTCGATCGTGCCCGCGATCTGCTGGGGTGGGTGCCGCACTATCGCGTCGAAGACATGATTGCCTATGCCCTGCCGGAGCAAATCGATGCGTGA
- a CDS encoding aromatic ring-hydroxylating dioxygenase subunit alpha, translating to MSEAWPVAIAQGWHPLAALAAVGSKPLARRLMGTPIVLFLSSGKPVAMLDRCPHRALKLSDGCVRGGTIACPYHGWRFGADGRCVEVPGSDEVPDVAARVLPVEVRAGLVWTCLAEKPPLFPRLPALLDDPGLDHFRWLVAPTRMRLLDGIENMLDPVHPHYVHPWFLRGPARRAMRVEVSLGPDGGEAIYHEHARATGIVPRLFEGKRLVSIGRYFPPTIGQLEFRTERGLSVSLTAIFVPEDEDLVRPYALFATRKGLAPAWLKRWVLKAFNLPLLRQDQRVLAGQVEALKDWGAVDFAIGPADLLGPTIWRLANGRPQPPEQRTTTLYL from the coding sequence ATGAGCGAGGCATGGCCGGTGGCGATCGCGCAGGGCTGGCATCCGCTGGCGGCGCTCGCGGCGGTGGGCAGCAAGCCGCTGGCGCGGCGGCTGATGGGCACCCCGATCGTACTGTTCCTGAGCAGTGGGAAGCCAGTGGCGATGCTCGACCGCTGTCCGCATCGCGCGCTCAAGCTTTCGGACGGCTGCGTGCGCGGCGGGACGATCGCCTGCCCCTATCATGGCTGGCGTTTCGGTGCCGACGGCCGCTGCGTCGAAGTGCCGGGATCGGACGAGGTGCCCGACGTTGCGGCGCGGGTGTTACCCGTCGAAGTCCGCGCCGGGCTGGTCTGGACCTGCCTTGCCGAGAAACCCCCGCTTTTCCCGCGCCTGCCCGCTCTGCTCGACGATCCCGGGCTCGATCACTTCCGCTGGCTGGTGGCGCCGACCCGGATGCGCTTGCTCGACGGGATCGAGAACATGCTCGACCCCGTTCACCCGCATTACGTTCATCCCTGGTTCCTGCGCGGCCCGGCGCGGCGGGCGATGCGCGTGGAAGTATCGCTCGGCCCCGACGGCGGCGAAGCGATCTATCACGAACATGCCCGCGCCACTGGGATCGTGCCGCGGCTGTTCGAAGGCAAAAGGTTGGTATCGATCGGGCGCTATTTCCCGCCGACGATCGGCCAGCTCGAATTTCGCACCGAGCGCGGCCTAAGCGTATCCCTGACCGCGATTTTCGTTCCCGAGGACGAGGATCTGGTCCGTCCTTATGCGCTGTTCGCGACCCGTAAGGGGCTGGCGCCGGCCTGGCTCAAGCGCTGGGTGCTCAAGGCGTTCAACCTGCCGCTGCTGCGCCAGGACCAGCGCGTGCTGGCCGGCCAGGTCGAGGCGCTCAAGGATTGGGGCGCAGTCGATTTCGCTATCGGTCCTGCCGATCTGCTCGGCCCAACGATCTGGCGGCTGGCCAACGGCAGGCCGCAGCCGCCCGAGCAACGCACGACTACGCTCTATTTGTAA
- a CDS encoding ATP-grasp domain-containing protein — MSTILVTGARAPVAVDLARSFAAAGHWVHLADSVTGWAARLSRSVTATHLLAPPRTDFPRFAAGLRDLVARLDPVAILPTCEEVFYVAAAGLGERVLAPPSAVLRTLHSKIGFACHARGLGLAAPETWRVESRADLGALPVAPEALVFKPDFSRFATHTLIRPTRTQLDAIDPTPAMPWAAQRFVAGEELCLWSFARQGRLVASVVYRPLWRHGRAAAYAFEAVECPGGLAIARTIAEANSLTGHLSFDVIVTPDGTVVPIECNPRAVSGLHLFDARPELARAMLGEGGAHAVGGVRYLGPAMALLGVPAAIASGRVRAFAGDVRRGRDAVGRIGDRRPAIGALIDAGRFGVRALATRRSPAGATTDDIEWNGEPIA, encoded by the coding sequence GTGAGCACTATCCTCGTTACCGGTGCCCGCGCGCCGGTGGCGGTCGATCTGGCACGCTCGTTCGCGGCGGCAGGGCACTGGGTCCATCTCGCCGATTCGGTGACGGGCTGGGCGGCACGGCTGTCGCGCAGCGTAACCGCGACGCACCTGCTGGCGCCGCCGCGCACCGATTTTCCTCGGTTCGCCGCCGGCTTGCGCGATCTCGTTGCCCGGCTCGATCCAGTCGCGATCTTGCCCACCTGCGAGGAAGTCTTCTACGTCGCGGCGGCCGGCCTGGGCGAGCGGGTGCTGGCGCCGCCGTCCGCCGTGCTGCGCACGCTGCATTCTAAGATCGGCTTCGCCTGCCACGCGCGCGGGCTGGGACTTGCCGCGCCCGAGACGTGGCGGGTCGAATCCCGCGCCGATCTCGGTGCGTTGCCAGTCGCGCCGGAAGCGCTGGTGTTCAAGCCCGACTTCTCGCGCTTCGCGACGCACACGCTGATCCGTCCGACGCGCACGCAGCTTGACGCAATCGACCCGACCCCAGCCATGCCCTGGGCGGCGCAGCGCTTCGTTGCCGGCGAGGAACTGTGCCTGTGGTCGTTCGCGAGGCAAGGGCGGCTGGTGGCGTCGGTGGTATATCGCCCGCTATGGCGCCACGGCAGGGCCGCGGCCTATGCCTTCGAAGCGGTCGAGTGCCCGGGCGGGCTTGCCATAGCCCGCACGATTGCCGAGGCGAACAGCCTGACCGGGCATTTGTCGTTCGACGTGATCGTAACCCCCGATGGCACGGTGGTGCCGATCGAATGCAACCCGCGCGCAGTCAGCGGGCTGCATCTCTTCGACGCCCGGCCCGAACTCGCCCGCGCGATGCTCGGCGAGGGTGGGGCGCACGCAGTCGGGGGCGTACGCTATCTGGGGCCGGCAATGGCGTTGCTGGGAGTGCCGGCGGCGATCGCCAGCGGGCGGGTGCGCGCATTTGCCGGCGATGTCCGGCGCGGGCGCGATGCGGTTGGGCGCATCGGCGATCGCCGGCCTGCGATCGGCGCATTGATTGACGCGGGGCGCTTCGGAGTGCGTGCCCTGGCTACGCGGCGCAGCCCGGCCGGGGCGACCACCGACGACATCGAATGGAATGGCGAGCCGATCGCATGA
- a CDS encoding 3-oxoacyl-[acyl-carrier-protein] synthase III C-terminal domain-containing protein produces MNAIRGLGFRFAGSGIALPRTAIASTEIDARIGRDAGWTEANFQIANRYWAREDETSSSLGAAAGLAALDAAHWNAADIDVLISACGVMEQPIPGNAALLQRRLGIGASGIAAFDVNATCLSFLVALDALLMGMAVGKWRRGLIVSVDLASAALDFAAPEASAIFGDGAAAVAIEAGGPSHMLACRLATYGDHSTLCRLESGGTRMRPDDDLDAFLAAAKFRMDGPALFAATAKRFPRFLRDLLSDSGVPLDTIDTIIPHQASAAALEHLKRSVLGGHAKTLDIFREHGNQIAASMPHALHVARERGLTAPDSHSLLIGSSAGVSLGGAVIRW; encoded by the coding sequence ATGAACGCGATTCGCGGCCTTGGATTTCGATTTGCAGGCAGCGGTATTGCCCTGCCGCGGACGGCCATTGCATCAACCGAGATCGACGCGCGGATCGGCCGCGACGCCGGCTGGACCGAAGCGAATTTCCAAATTGCGAACCGCTATTGGGCGCGCGAGGACGAAACCAGTTCGTCGCTCGGTGCCGCGGCGGGATTGGCCGCGCTCGACGCTGCGCATTGGAACGCCGCCGACATCGATGTGCTCATCTCCGCATGCGGGGTGATGGAGCAGCCCATCCCCGGCAACGCCGCGCTGCTCCAGCGCCGGCTCGGCATCGGTGCCAGCGGGATCGCTGCGTTCGACGTCAATGCCACCTGCTTGTCATTCCTGGTCGCGCTCGATGCGTTGCTGATGGGCATGGCGGTGGGCAAATGGCGTCGCGGGCTTATTGTGTCGGTCGATCTCGCCTCGGCAGCGCTCGACTTTGCCGCGCCCGAGGCATCGGCGATCTTCGGCGACGGCGCTGCGGCTGTGGCGATCGAAGCGGGCGGGCCGAGCCACATGTTGGCGTGCCGCCTGGCAACCTACGGCGATCATTCCACATTGTGCCGTCTCGAATCGGGCGGCACGCGGATGCGTCCCGACGACGATCTCGACGCCTTTCTCGCTGCGGCCAAATTCCGGATGGACGGACCGGCGCTATTCGCAGCGACCGCCAAGCGCTTCCCGCGCTTCTTGCGCGACCTGCTTTCAGACAGCGGCGTGCCGCTCGACACGATCGACACCATTATACCGCACCAGGCCAGCGCCGCCGCGCTCGAACATCTCAAGCGCTCAGTACTGGGCGGCCACGCCAAGACGCTCGATATCTTTCGTGAGCATGGCAATCAGATCGCAGCGAGCATGCCGCATGCGCTCCACGTCGCGCGCGAACGCGGCCTGACCGCGCCGGATAGTCACAGCTTGTTGATCGGCTCCTCGGCCGGGGTGTCGCTGGGCGGCGCGGTGATCCGGTGGTGA
- a CDS encoding MBL fold metallo-hydrolase: MREVAVHLIRAGHCVHPLRATIRDGSWRPAVFPALSVLVIHPVEGPIVFDTGYDPAFFAATQPFPERFYRWLTPATLEPGADVASQLARFGFAPADVRHLILSHFHADHIAGAHAFPKAAIHCARAGLDAACSSGRIAGLRAGILPALLPVDIAQRARFFEDAPRLALPDALQPFDTGADILGDGSLLAVELPGHCPGHWGMVVADAAHGEHFMVADAAWSSDAIRRNMPPPRLTSNLLGHAGRVEDTLARLNALWRRNPAIRLTPAHCPERAAEAEA, from the coding sequence ATGCGTGAAGTCGCCGTACACCTGATCCGCGCCGGGCATTGCGTCCATCCGCTGCGCGCAACGATCCGCGACGGCAGCTGGCGGCCGGCGGTGTTTCCGGCCTTATCGGTGCTCGTCATTCACCCAGTCGAAGGACCAATCGTGTTCGATACCGGCTACGACCCGGCCTTCTTCGCCGCGACCCAACCTTTCCCCGAGCGCTTCTATCGCTGGCTGACCCCGGCCACGCTCGAGCCGGGCGCGGATGTCGCCAGCCAGCTTGCGCGTTTCGGCTTTGCTCCGGCCGATGTGCGCCACCTTATTCTGTCGCATTTCCATGCCGACCATATCGCCGGCGCGCATGCCTTTCCCAAGGCGGCGATCCATTGCGCGCGCGCCGGGCTCGACGCGGCTTGCTCGAGCGGGCGCATTGCGGGCCTGCGCGCGGGAATCCTGCCAGCACTGCTCCCCGTCGACATCGCCCAGCGCGCGCGCTTCTTCGAGGACGCGCCGCGTCTCGCGCTGCCCGACGCACTCCAGCCGTTCGACACCGGGGCCGACATCCTCGGCGACGGCAGCCTGCTCGCCGTAGAGCTGCCCGGCCATTGCCCCGGGCACTGGGGAATGGTCGTCGCCGATGCTGCGCATGGCGAGCATTTCATGGTCGCTGACGCCGCTTGGTCGAGCGATGCGATCCGCCGCAATATGCCGCCACCGCGGCTGACCAGCAATCTGCTCGGCCATGCCGGGCGCGTCGAGGACACGCTGGCCAGGCTCAACGCGCTGTGGCGGCGCAACCCGGCGATCCGCCTGACGCCTGCGCATTGCCCCGAACGCGCCGCCGAAGCCGAGGCGTGA